One genomic segment of Pandoraea sputorum includes these proteins:
- a CDS encoding APC family permease codes for MEVESFGYAQELKRSLGFRDLIVYGMLWMIPVSPFGIYGFVADASHGMVALAYLLGVLAMSLTALSYQSMSAVFPLAGSVYTYAQRGIGPTVGFMAGWLILLDYILIPSLLYIGSAAALAPMFPELPRWIWILLFTCVGTGINLLGVEFTARASKWLLAFQLVVLTVFCAAGLHALYGGHVGSGKLTMNPWYQPAAFSLSSMFSAVSVAAVSFLGFDAISTMSEEVRGGDRRIVGRATIASLFVVGALFILQTWIAADLGAGRQTGTPETAFYEIAGLAGGHWLFVLTSITTVLAWGIANSLVSTASIARILFSMARDRQLPAALARVSHVRREPYVSILLVAVVSICVSLAFMDKLDQITSFVNFGALTGFLVLHVAVINHFVRRKRSREWGRHLLVPLAGFVAVGAALYAMGRDTWTLGLCWLAAGVAYYSVLTRVLRRRVQIDV; via the coding sequence ATGGAAGTCGAGTCGTTTGGATATGCGCAGGAACTCAAGCGGTCCCTGGGGTTTCGGGATCTGATCGTCTATGGGATGTTATGGATGATCCCGGTCTCGCCCTTCGGGATTTATGGATTCGTGGCCGATGCTTCGCACGGGATGGTCGCGCTCGCCTACTTGCTGGGTGTGCTCGCCATGTCGCTGACGGCACTCAGCTATCAGTCGATGTCGGCCGTCTTTCCGCTGGCAGGCTCGGTCTATACCTATGCCCAGCGCGGGATAGGCCCGACAGTAGGATTTATGGCCGGCTGGTTGATCCTGCTCGACTACATCCTGATTCCGTCCTTGCTCTACATTGGTAGCGCGGCCGCGTTAGCGCCGATGTTCCCTGAGCTGCCGCGCTGGATCTGGATTCTGCTGTTCACTTGCGTAGGCACCGGCATCAACCTACTCGGGGTGGAGTTCACGGCGCGCGCGAGCAAGTGGCTTCTGGCGTTTCAGTTGGTGGTGTTGACCGTGTTTTGCGCGGCTGGGCTGCACGCGCTGTATGGCGGTCATGTCGGTTCGGGAAAACTGACGATGAACCCCTGGTATCAGCCAGCGGCGTTCAGCCTGTCCTCGATGTTCTCGGCAGTCTCCGTCGCGGCGGTTTCATTTCTTGGCTTCGATGCCATCTCGACGATGTCCGAAGAGGTTCGCGGCGGCGACAGGCGCATCGTCGGACGAGCAACGATTGCATCGCTATTCGTTGTAGGCGCGCTGTTCATACTGCAAACGTGGATTGCCGCCGACCTTGGTGCGGGGCGGCAGACTGGGACGCCGGAGACGGCGTTCTACGAGATTGCGGGACTTGCCGGCGGCCATTGGCTTTTTGTGCTGACGTCGATCACAACAGTGCTGGCGTGGGGCATCGCGAACTCTTTGGTATCGACAGCATCCATTGCGCGCATTCTGTTTTCGATGGCGCGTGACAGGCAATTGCCCGCCGCGCTGGCGCGCGTCTCTCATGTCCGACGCGAGCCTTACGTGAGCATCTTGCTGGTGGCGGTGGTGTCGATATGCGTGTCGCTCGCTTTCATGGACAAGCTCGATCAGATCACCAGCTTCGTAAATTTCGGCGCATTGACCGGTTTCCTGGTGCTTCATGTCGCCGTCATCAACCATTTTGTGCGGCGCAAACGCTCGCGAGAGTGGGGGCGCCATCTTCTGGTACCCCTAGCTGGCTTCGTTGCCGTGGGCGCTGCGCTTTACGCGATGGGGCGCGACACGTGGACGCTCGGTCTATGTTGGCTTGCCGCTGGTGTCGCGTACTACTCAGTCCTCACTCGCGTGTTGCGACGCCGCGTGCAGATAGACGTCTGA